From a single Gimesia fumaroli genomic region:
- a CDS encoding peptidyl-alpha-hydroxyglycine alpha-amidating lyase family protein gives MNLPRTSNVFVFMIAAMIIAAESAFAGETVDFQPVASAIQLPEGLTLGPCSAVDFDSRGRMYLFHRGKQPILCFDRNGKFIRSWGDNLIGQAHGLRVDKHDTIWVTDIGHHMVFQFDPQGKLLLALGKSGKPGNTIDQFNKPTDVAFGPKGEIYVSDGYGNSRVMKFAANGKYLGQWGEPGKGPGQFNLPHSIIIDGKGRVLVGDRENDRVQIFDTEGKLLEVWSGFAPYGMEYDSNGNLFVADGRANKVLQVNPAGKVVHSWGKKGDGLGEYNLPHMLAFDADGNLYIAEIGGRRLQTLQRKK, from the coding sequence ATGAATCTGCCTCGCACCTCTAATGTATTCGTTTTCATGATCGCAGCGATGATAATTGCCGCAGAGAGCGCTTTTGCGGGTGAGACAGTCGACTTTCAACCGGTTGCCAGTGCGATCCAGCTGCCGGAAGGTCTCACGCTGGGGCCCTGTTCGGCCGTGGATTTTGACAGCCGGGGTCGGATGTATCTCTTTCATCGGGGGAAGCAGCCGATTCTCTGCTTTGATCGTAATGGCAAGTTCATTCGTTCGTGGGGCGATAATTTAATCGGTCAGGCACACGGTCTCCGCGTTGACAAGCATGACACGATCTGGGTCACCGATATCGGGCACCATATGGTGTTCCAGTTCGACCCGCAGGGAAAGCTGCTGCTGGCGCTGGGAAAATCAGGCAAACCGGGAAATACGATTGACCAGTTCAACAAGCCGACCGATGTCGCGTTTGGACCCAAAGGCGAGATTTACGTTTCGGACGGGTACGGCAACAGCCGTGTGATGAAGTTTGCTGCGAACGGAAAGTATCTCGGTCAGTGGGGAGAGCCTGGCAAGGGACCGGGGCAGTTCAATCTGCCGCATTCGATTATTATCGATGGCAAAGGCCGCGTGCTGGTTGGCGACCGAGAGAATGACCGTGTGCAGATATTTGACACCGAAGGCAAACTGCTGGAAGTCTGGTCTGGCTTTGCACCCTATGGCATGGAATATGATTCGAATGGAAATCTGTTTGTAGCCGACGGTCGAGCAAACAAGGTTTTGCAGGTGAACCCAGCTGGCAAAGTTGTCCATTCGTGGGGCAAGAAAGGCGATGGCCTGGGGGAATATAACCTGCCCCACATGCTGGCCTTCGATGCGGACGGAAATCTCTACATTGCTGAAATTGGCGGTCGTCGGCTGCAAACGTTGCAGCGGAAAAAATGA
- a CDS encoding serine hydrolase domain-containing protein yields the protein MTILVNSPRAAASLYGILLLNLVLFFAIPGMVSAESTDYQAKLPEIRKLVKDTMAHEKLQAVLLGITVEGKELLILAEGESMTGVPATADMHFRNGNIAVAYMGNLFYQLIDAGIVRADDPVGKWLPELPAAQAVTLNMLINGTAGYPDFMPMETFQKRFYANPFYQWTPDELIKIAFTEKPQFKPGSDWNYAHTNFVILGLALERAAGKPFGELMQERVLTPFGMQQTAAPGTPLIAAPVLHSFTDERGQYEDATYWNPSWTLARGAVQYTTIRDTLAGFRAIGQGQRLKPDSFQAMLAPHTAGMKIWTKDRYYAQGIVVNQGWLTQAPSFAGLYGAAGYHPVKDLTVTIWCTKSLEFKSDNNPVSPLFKQVTTILTPEK from the coding sequence ATGACGATTTTAGTGAATTCCCCACGTGCTGCTGCTTCACTTTACGGGATTCTTCTCTTGAATCTGGTTCTGTTTTTTGCAATCCCGGGAATGGTCTCAGCCGAATCGACAGACTACCAGGCAAAACTCCCAGAGATTCGTAAACTCGTGAAGGATACGATGGCCCATGAAAAACTACAGGCCGTTCTCCTGGGCATCACAGTCGAAGGCAAGGAACTGTTAATTCTGGCGGAAGGAGAATCCATGACCGGCGTGCCCGCGACCGCCGACATGCACTTTCGCAACGGTAACATTGCGGTGGCTTATATGGGAAACCTGTTCTACCAGCTCATCGATGCCGGCATCGTGCGGGCCGACGATCCGGTCGGCAAGTGGTTACCGGAACTGCCTGCAGCCCAAGCCGTCACGCTCAATATGCTCATTAACGGCACAGCCGGCTACCCGGACTTTATGCCGATGGAAACGTTTCAAAAACGATTCTACGCCAACCCGTTCTATCAATGGACACCGGATGAATTGATCAAGATCGCTTTCACGGAGAAGCCGCAATTCAAACCGGGCAGCGACTGGAATTACGCGCATACGAACTTTGTAATTCTGGGTCTCGCCCTGGAACGCGCCGCAGGAAAACCGTTCGGCGAACTGATGCAGGAACGTGTCCTTACCCCGTTCGGCATGCAGCAGACTGCCGCCCCGGGCACACCTCTGATCGCTGCCCCCGTCCTGCATTCCTTTACTGATGAGCGGGGACAGTACGAAGACGCCACCTACTGGAATCCCTCTTGGACGCTGGCCCGTGGTGCCGTCCAGTATACGACAATCCGCGACACCCTCGCCGGCTTCCGCGCCATCGGCCAGGGACAACGCCTTAAACCAGACTCATTCCAAGCCATGCTGGCACCCCACACAGCCGGTATGAAGATCTGGACCAAAGACCGCTACTACGCGCAAGGCATCGTCGTGAATCAAGGTTGGCTCACCCAGGCCCCCAGCTTCGCCGGCCTGTATGGCGCCGCCGGCTACCACCCTGTGAAAGACCTCACCGTCACCATCTGGTGCACGAAATCGCTCGAATTCAAATCAGACAACAACCCGGTATCCCCACTCTTCAAACAGGTGACCACGATCCTCACGCCAGAAAAGTGA
- a CDS encoding HEAT repeat domain-containing protein has protein sequence MVRMSGSCCLFFCICFIASTTDALADDVNKLVALLQSDKPEVRYDAACSLKKIGAKAEPAIKPLIAALNDSGAPTEFDIQYFGPRVRDAASDALVRIGRAAVPALIEALSHKNKSTREMAARTLGELGPLAKNSFAALTRTLDDPEHWVQMNVVRAMVKVGVEPKVVVPILEKKFYRSQKTDFIRAEILESFYAADPQGTLVIPILVEGLKDSNGDVMAAAARTLEKFGPKGLLAVNELTKALPTTKVRWDSYADVGFTVPVRIDVVRALAGIGPDAVVAVPSLIRLMEKDKNERTRIWSSAALVRITPDKPSAKRGFTLLLQILQGKQGYQEEAAEALGTIGNEAAIKALIDALQVPDESEFGSFRQAVASALGEIGPPAKAAVPALRAVLLEKREWHFGVRRESAIALGKIGAASKPAIPDLISLSNSDDEYLRDVAAEAIEKIKKQSDGSDASDGVESKPSNKK, from the coding sequence ATGGTTCGCATGTCTGGTTCATGTTGCTTATTCTTTTGTATCTGCTTCATCGCATCAACTACGGATGCTCTTGCCGATGATGTTAATAAATTGGTAGCGTTACTACAGTCTGATAAACCTGAAGTGAGGTACGATGCAGCATGCTCATTAAAAAAAATCGGTGCGAAAGCAGAGCCCGCCATCAAACCACTGATCGCTGCACTCAATGATAGCGGTGCACCAACAGAATTCGATATTCAGTATTTTGGGCCTCGCGTTCGGGATGCTGCATCTGACGCACTTGTACGGATCGGTCGCGCCGCCGTCCCGGCACTAATTGAAGCATTGAGCCACAAGAATAAATCAACTCGTGAAATGGCCGCGAGAACGCTTGGTGAACTCGGTCCACTCGCAAAGAATTCTTTTGCTGCACTGACCAGGACACTGGATGATCCTGAACACTGGGTGCAAATGAATGTCGTTCGAGCAATGGTAAAAGTGGGAGTAGAACCAAAAGTCGTAGTACCTATTCTCGAAAAGAAATTCTATCGCAGTCAGAAAACTGATTTTATTCGTGCTGAGATCCTGGAATCATTTTACGCCGCGGATCCTCAAGGAACGCTGGTCATCCCGATCCTTGTGGAAGGATTGAAGGATTCCAACGGCGACGTCATGGCCGCCGCCGCACGGACTTTGGAAAAATTCGGCCCTAAAGGGCTATTGGCGGTCAACGAATTGACTAAGGCGCTACCTACGACAAAGGTTCGCTGGGACTCTTATGCCGATGTTGGGTTTACTGTGCCGGTCCGCATCGATGTCGTTCGCGCACTAGCGGGAATCGGACCAGATGCCGTAGTTGCGGTGCCATCATTAATACGTCTCATGGAAAAGGACAAAAATGAACGCACGCGGATTTGGTCGTCGGCCGCACTGGTAAGAATCACCCCAGATAAACCTTCTGCTAAGCGAGGATTTACGCTTCTTCTCCAGATTCTACAGGGGAAACAAGGTTACCAGGAAGAGGCAGCAGAAGCTCTGGGAACAATCGGTAATGAAGCCGCAATAAAAGCCCTCATTGACGCTTTGCAAGTTCCAGACGAGTCTGAATTTGGGTCGTTCAGACAGGCGGTTGCAAGTGCGTTGGGTGAGATTGGCCCCCCTGCGAAAGCGGCCGTCCCTGCGTTGCGGGCCGTATTATTAGAAAAAAGAGAGTGGCATTTCGGAGTCCGTCGCGAATCAGCAATTGCTCTTGGAAAAATCGGCGCTGCGTCTAAACCGGCAATTCCTGATCTCATCAGTCTGAGTAACTCCGACGACGAATATCTACGTGATGTTGCAGCCGAAGCGATCGAAAAGATAAAAAAACAGTCCGATGGAAGTGATGCTTCTGATGGTGTGGAGAGCAAGCCGTCAAACAAAAAGTAA
- a CDS encoding Gfo/Idh/MocA family protein, producing MTAKSFQPVKIGVIGLGRFGRLHSLTLARLAEAELVGVVARRQESLAAISKELPDVPGWTNLTQAIEESGAEAWVVACTTHSHVSVARELLERGKAVLLEKPIADSLEEAESLAPLVKPDSSNLMLGHILLFNSEFQELREVARERGPISYIDCVRHRPASIVENFPGENPLHAAMVHDLYSTQVLLDCAEPDHFSAQFHRTDTGDIDLAVAQLQWNGGPVASIAASYLTPAGMPPRGFDRTEVFGVGWSARIEPNPRPISVWDNEASWPLALEVRANPPSGMMAEELRCFCRVVRHREAVPTGATYSDAMQVQRWMEKLTAFV from the coding sequence ATGACTGCGAAGAGTTTTCAGCCCGTAAAAATAGGTGTCATTGGCCTGGGTCGGTTTGGGCGATTGCATTCATTGACGTTAGCTCGGCTGGCAGAAGCAGAATTGGTGGGAGTGGTGGCGCGTCGGCAGGAGAGCCTCGCTGCCATCAGCAAAGAGCTTCCCGATGTGCCGGGCTGGACGAATCTGACTCAGGCGATTGAGGAATCGGGTGCAGAGGCGTGGGTTGTCGCCTGTACGACGCATTCACATGTGTCTGTCGCGCGAGAACTGCTCGAACGTGGCAAAGCGGTGCTGTTGGAAAAGCCGATTGCGGATAGTCTCGAAGAAGCGGAAAGCCTTGCTCCTCTTGTGAAGCCCGATTCCAGCAACCTGATGCTGGGGCACATCCTGCTGTTTAACAGCGAGTTTCAAGAGTTGCGGGAGGTGGCCCGCGAACGTGGTCCGATTTCTTATATTGATTGCGTACGACATCGACCAGCGAGCATTGTTGAGAACTTTCCGGGCGAGAACCCGTTACATGCCGCGATGGTACATGACCTGTATTCAACACAGGTGTTACTCGACTGTGCGGAACCGGATCATTTCAGTGCCCAATTTCATCGGACTGACACAGGCGACATTGATCTGGCTGTGGCACAACTCCAGTGGAACGGGGGTCCGGTGGCATCGATTGCTGCCTCGTATTTAACTCCCGCAGGTATGCCGCCGCGCGGGTTTGACAGAACGGAAGTGTTTGGTGTGGGTTGGTCTGCCCGTATTGAACCGAACCCGCGACCGATCTCTGTCTGGGACAACGAAGCCTCCTGGCCTCTGGCGTTGGAAGTGCGTGCCAACCCACCCAGCGGAATGATGGCTGAAGAGTTGCGTTGCTTCTGTCGAGTTGTACGTCACAGGGAAGCAGTGCCAACCGGAGCAACCTACTCAGATGCCATGCAGGTACAACGCTGGATGGAAAAGCTGACTGCGTTTGTCTAA
- a CDS encoding ABC transporter ATP-binding protein: MPHKANNNVLVELTSVSKSYGNLHPAVNAVNEVSFIVSRGERVALLGKSGSGKSTLLNMIAGLDRPTVGKICVAGRILSELSATAIADYRRECVGMIFQAYNLIPWRTALQNVELPMVFDRREKAERTAAAQEALAAVGLTERMGHRPSELSGGEQQRVAIARALMNGPELLLADEPTGNLDSSTAEDILESLRRFTENSQTATILVTHDEELAYRFSTRVLHMLDGRLDHDSGVGDV, encoded by the coding sequence ATGCCGCACAAAGCGAACAACAACGTACTCGTAGAACTCACCAGCGTGTCGAAGTCGTACGGAAATTTACATCCGGCTGTAAACGCGGTCAACGAAGTCTCGTTTATCGTGAGCCGCGGCGAACGGGTGGCTCTGTTGGGTAAATCCGGATCGGGCAAATCGACGTTGCTGAATATGATTGCCGGGCTGGATCGGCCGACGGTCGGGAAAATTTGCGTAGCGGGACGAATCCTTTCCGAGCTCTCGGCGACTGCGATTGCCGACTATCGGCGGGAATGTGTGGGGATGATCTTTCAGGCCTACAACCTCATCCCCTGGCGCACGGCTTTGCAGAACGTGGAATTACCGATGGTCTTCGACCGCAGGGAAAAGGCGGAACGCACGGCAGCGGCTCAGGAGGCATTAGCGGCGGTGGGGTTAACTGAGCGAATGGGACATCGCCCCAGCGAACTCTCGGGCGGCGAGCAACAGCGGGTTGCCATTGCGCGGGCTTTAATGAACGGTCCGGAGTTGCTGTTAGCCGATGAACCGACGGGTAATCTCGATTCCTCGACAGCCGAGGATATTCTTGAGTCACTCAGACGATTCACTGAAAATTCTCAAACGGCGACGATTCTTGTCACGCACGACGAAGAACTGGCTTATCGATTTTCCACACGTGTGCTGCATATGCTGGATGGCCGGCTGGATCACGATTCGGGAGTGGGCGACGTATGA